A genomic segment from Spinacia oleracea cultivar Varoflay chromosome 3, BTI_SOV_V1, whole genome shotgun sequence encodes:
- the LOC110790653 gene encoding PLASMODESMATA CALLOSE-BINDING PROTEIN 1, translating into MAVLLFFALFFSLTTYSSATYCICKNGAQDPTAYQKVIDYACGAGADCRAIQPDGPCFVSDNPKAVCDYAVNSYFQNKGQISGSCEFSGAATPSNNLPSTVPSGCTFPTTGSPVTPGTGIPSSTPGAGSITTGTSTPGGTTSTGGIFGPTGPSPMGMPEYNPSGSPSTFQQLSIPTLALCSGFLVLWAQ; encoded by the exons ATGGCTGTTTTATTGTTCTTTGCTCTTTTTTTTAGCCTCACTACCTATTCAA GTGCAACATACTGTATCTGTAAAAATGGAGCTCAAGATCCAACAGCATATCAAAAGGTGATAGATTATGCATGTGGAGCAGGAGCAGATTGCAGAGCAATACAACCAGATGGACCTTGTTTTGTATCAGATAATCCTAAGGCTGTTTGTGATTATGCTGTTAATAGCTATTTCCAGAATAAGGGTCAAATTTCTGGTTCCTGTGAATTTTCTGGTGCTGCCACCCCTTCTAACAATCTCCCTTCCA CTGTGCCATCTGGGTGCACCTTTCCAACTACTGGAAG CCCAGTTACTCCTGGTACGGGCATCCCAAGCTCGACTCCAGGAGCAGGAAGCATAACCACTGGAACTAGTACTCCTGGAGGAACAACTTCCACGGGCGGCATATTTGGCCCTACAGGACCTAGTCCCATGGGCATGCCCGAATACAACCCAAGCGGTAGTCCATCTACTTTTCAACAATTATCCATTCCTACTCTGGCACTCTGCTCAGGTTTCTTAGTCTTGTGGGCTCAGTAG